A region from the Etheostoma spectabile isolate EspeVRDwgs_2016 chromosome 9, UIUC_Espe_1.0, whole genome shotgun sequence genome encodes:
- the LOC116696122 gene encoding cytochrome b-c1 complex subunit 6, mitochondrial — protein MVFEEKMILNGEPGDEEEEEEEEEQDMVDPLETMRQKCEETEHCVHTRERLEHCETRVGSRSSTAEDCTEELFDFLHARDHCVSNKLFHSVK, from the exons ATGGTGTTTGAGGAGAAGATGATCCTGAACGGAGAGCCCGGGGAT gaggaggaagaagaggaggaagaagagcaaGACATGGTG GATCCCCTTGAAACGATGCGACAGAAGTGTGAAGAGACAGAGCACTGCGTTCACACTCGGGAGCGCCTGGAGCATTGTGAGACCAGAGTTGGCTCCCGGTCTTCGACGGCGGAGGATTGTACTGAGGAGCTGTTTGACTTCCTGCATGCTCGGGACCACTGT GTGTCAAACAAACTCTTCCATTCGGTCAAATGA
- the faah gene encoding fatty-acid amide hydrolase 1: protein MDNVKQILQGVELDHRTVALLTGAACGVGALVLLVQKVRSHQEMMEKIQRARNRRTDSLQRAEQAVQQHKKSLPVTDSAHILMLSLSELTKKLQEGSLSPKDVLYTYMEKTLDVNKDLNCCTGILLESFDQLKTVSTNKEGLLYGVPVSIKENFAYKNHDSSCGVVINLEQPVQQDGVLVEVLKRQGAIPFVKTNVPQALLNYDCSNPIYGQTVNPHNLQKTSGGSSGGEGALIAGGGSVLGLGSDIGGSIRIPASFCGICGLKPTAGRLSVKGMSSIYRGQKSVLSSPGPMARDVDSLALCMQALLCDHMFSLDPMVPPLPFNMQIYQSTKPLRIGYLESDGYSHTSPSMSRGIREVKALLEQAGHTLVPYTPLKISYALRELLIKGILADGATTLLQKLEGSPVDPCLKAQLLPYYIPTWLKKILSFLLKPLSPRGSEILGALCGVGSVPGLWKQHAAVEVYIQETIAAWRRCNIDVLLCPVIGPAYNFLYCGKLSTAVPHTMLYNLLTFPAGVVPVSTVTTEDEEELKHYKGFFQDHWDKLFKQAVSGGEGLPVAVQCVSLPWQDELCLRFMKEVEQLVKQSRK, encoded by the exons ATGGATAATGTAAAGCAGATCCTCCAGGGAGTGGAGCTCGACCACCGGACAGTGGCACTACTGACGGGTGCTGCCTGCGGTGTGGGCGCTCTGGTGCTGCTGGTGCAGAAGGTCCGCAGCCACCAAGAGATGATGGAAAAGATCCAGAGGGCTAGAAACCGCAGGACTGACAGCCTGCAGCGGGCGGAGCAGGCGGTGCAGCAGCACAAGAAGTCG CTTCCAGTGACCGACTCTGCTCATATCTTGATGCTGTCCCTGTCTGAGTTGACAAAGAAACTGCAGGAAGGCTCGCTGAGCCCCAAGGACGTGCTTTACACCTACATGGAAAAG ACTCTGGATGTAAACAAAGATCTGAACTGCTGCACGGGGATCTTGTTAGAGAGTTTTGACCAGCTGAAAACTGTTTCTACAAACAAGGAAGGTCTCTTGTATGGAGTTCCAGTCAGCATCAAAGAAAACTTTGCATACAAG AACCATGACTCTTCTTGCGGTGTGGTCATTAATCTGGAACAGCCTGTGCAGCAGGACGGCGTGCTTGTGGAAGTTCTGAAGAGACAAGGAGCCATTCCCTTTGTGAAAACCAACGTGCCCCAAGCACTATTAAA TTATGACTGCAGTAACCCCATCTATGGACAGACTGTGAACCCCCACAACCTCCAGAAGACATCCGGAGGTTCGTCCGGTGGGGAGGGGGCTCTTATTGCGGGAGGGGGCTCCGTGCTTGGTTTGGGCAGTGATATAGGAGGTAGCATCCGTATTCCTGCCTCATTCTGTGGGATCTGTGGCTTAAAGCCAACAGCGGGTCGACTTAG TGTAAAGGGGATGAGCTCCATTTATCGAGGGCAAAAATCAG TGTTGTCATCTCCTGGACCCATGGCGAGAGATGTGGACAGTCTGGCTCTGTGTATGCAGGCTCTGCTCTGCGACCACATGTTTTCTTTGGACCCCATGGTTCCACCCTTACCTTTTAATATGCAG ATATACCAGAGCACCAAACCTCTCAGGATCGGTTACCTAGAAAGCGACGGCTACTCTCACACGTCTCCAAGCATGTCCCGAGGCATCAGAGAGGTCAAAGCTCTGTTAGAGCAAGCAGGGCACACT TTGGTGCCCTACACTCCTCTGAAGATCTCTTACGCGTTACGTGAATTGCTTATAAAGGGTATCCTAGCAGATGGAGCTACCACCCTGCTTCAAAAACT GGAGGGGAGCCCTGTGGACCCCTGTCTCAAAGCACAGCTTTTACCTTACTATATTCCTACATGGTTGAAGAAAatcctctctttcctccttaAGCCCCTG TCTCCTCGTGGATCTGAAATCCTCGGTGCTTTGTGTGGAGTTGG TTCTGTTCCTGGTCTGTGGAAGCAGCACGCTGCCGTTGAG GTCTACATTCAGGAAACAATAGCAGCCTGGAGAAGATGCAACATAGACGTGCTGCTGTGCCCGGTGATCGGACCAGCCTACAACTTCCTCTACTGCGGCAAGCTTTCCA CTGCTGTCCCTCACACGATGCTGTACAATCTCCTCACTTTTCCTGCCGGCGTTGTTCCTGTTTCCACGGTGACaacagaggatgaggaggaactCAAGCACTATAAGGGCTTTTTTCAGGACCACTGGGACAAGCTCTTTAAACAG